In Streptomyces sp. P3, one DNA window encodes the following:
- a CDS encoding sec-independent translocase, translating into MFNDIGPLELVTIIVLAVLVFGPDKLPKVIQDVMRTVRKIREFSESAKADIRSELGPEFKDFEFEDLNPKTFIRKQLDNDELGLKELRNGFDLKKEMAEVTDAVHSRDTDAVGSGSSASSSPDSSSPGGGRVDMTKKPEAPGGDDRPPFDADAT; encoded by the coding sequence GTGTTCAATGACATAGGACCGCTCGAGCTGGTGACGATCATCGTCCTGGCCGTGCTCGTCTTCGGTCCGGACAAGCTCCCGAAGGTCATCCAGGACGTGATGCGCACCGTCCGGAAGATCCGCGAGTTCTCCGAGAGCGCCAAGGCGGACATCCGCAGCGAGCTGGGGCCGGAGTTCAAGGACTTCGAGTTCGAGGACCTCAACCCCAAGACGTTCATCCGCAAGCAGCTGGACAACGACGAGCTGGGGCTGAAGGAGCTCCGCAACGGCTTCGACCTGAAGAAGGAGATGGCCGAGGTCACGGACGCGGTCCACAGCCGCGACACGGACGCCGTCGGCTCGGGGTCGTCCGCTTCCTCCTCGCCGGACTCGTCCTCTCCGGGCGGTGGCCGCGTCGACATGACCAAGAAGCCCGAGGCGCCGGGCGGGGACGACCGCCCGCCCTTCGACGCGGACGCCACCTGA
- a CDS encoding trypsin-like peptidase domain-containing protein, with amino-acid sequence MDEGKPTKAKWWSRPRPQEPKGDRHTADDADMTPVPPPPTPDGDFELARPAAGPEHPVAAPAPGEAASTQMTGPAGPASGGTPADDAGPGGGDGRADEACEAAVTADASHGDVVPTDGTFDGTGSQEAAAGPVGDRPGVVPVVVSTAVPEPVAVERPKPLHDPDPYSTPPYGEPGPWAPAPPVQHPAVAPAPGGATTPAVGVPPSMGSVPSAPRQTAPLPAVPGPRPSPADPAPATAATPGTPSTAGPGTAATSGDVPVGAPGAGSVAAHGAVPDPDQAAAPAPDAAHGTVPAALADSGYLLASSAASGSVRSDPSAPSDPSAPSGRDGGFDAWQRYDPWAAAMRREPHAHGGTWQHTGADPTTAGERRRWVRRQLVGGALAVALVSGVLGGAVGVYLERNGGLDPVRLPQASAEPAGRAADSVAGIAARALPSVVTLHVSGSDEGGTGTGFVLDSLGYILTNNHVVEPAGSDGGITVVFNGGQTAEAEVVGRDSGYDLAVVRVTGVKGLKPLYLGNSDNVRVGDPVVAIGAPFDLEGTVTSGIISAKERPITAGGDGGDADDVSYVDALQTDAPINPGNSGGPLLDAQGHVIGINSAIRSADAGVGAGKAQSGSIGLGFAIPINQGKRVAEELINTGRATHPVIGISLDLQYAGDGARISAKGGDGGPPVTAGGPGARAGLRAGDVVTQVDGQRVHSGKELIVRTRAHRPGDRLRLTILRDGAERTLTLVLGSSGGG; translated from the coding sequence ATGGACGAGGGGAAGCCCACGAAGGCGAAGTGGTGGAGCCGGCCTCGACCACAGGAACCCAAGGGAGACCGGCACACCGCGGACGACGCCGACATGACGCCGGTGCCCCCGCCGCCCACCCCGGACGGCGACTTCGAACTGGCCCGGCCCGCCGCCGGCCCCGAGCACCCGGTCGCGGCCCCCGCTCCCGGCGAAGCCGCGTCGACGCAGATGACCGGCCCTGCGGGTCCGGCGTCCGGCGGGACACCCGCCGATGATGCCGGGCCGGGGGGCGGGGACGGCCGCGCCGACGAGGCCTGCGAGGCGGCCGTTACGGCCGACGCCTCCCACGGTGATGTCGTTCCCACCGACGGGACCTTCGACGGGACGGGCTCGCAGGAGGCGGCTGCCGGCCCCGTCGGCGACCGCCCCGGCGTCGTTCCCGTCGTCGTGTCCACCGCCGTGCCGGAGCCGGTCGCCGTCGAGCGCCCCAAGCCGTTGCACGACCCCGACCCGTACAGCACCCCGCCGTACGGCGAACCGGGCCCCTGGGCGCCCGCACCCCCCGTCCAGCACCCGGCGGTCGCCCCCGCCCCCGGCGGCGCGACGACACCCGCCGTGGGCGTCCCGCCGTCGATGGGGTCGGTTCCGTCGGCTCCGCGGCAGACGGCCCCGCTCCCGGCCGTCCCCGGACCGCGTCCGTCGCCCGCCGATCCGGCACCGGCCACCGCTGCCACACCCGGCACCCCCTCGACCGCCGGCCCGGGCACGGCCGCCACCTCCGGCGACGTGCCGGTCGGCGCTCCCGGTGCCGGATCCGTCGCCGCTCACGGCGCCGTGCCCGACCCGGATCAGGCTGCGGCACCCGCCCCGGACGCCGCTCACGGCACGGTGCCCGCGGCCCTCGCCGACTCCGGGTACCTCCTCGCCTCCTCGGCCGCATCCGGATCGGTCCGGTCGGACCCGTCGGCGCCCTCCGACCCGTCCGCACCGTCCGGACGTGACGGGGGCTTCGACGCCTGGCAGCGCTACGACCCGTGGGCTGCCGCGATGCGGCGGGAGCCGCATGCGCACGGCGGGACGTGGCAGCACACCGGGGCCGACCCGACGACCGCCGGGGAGCGGCGACGGTGGGTGCGCAGACAGTTGGTGGGCGGTGCCCTCGCCGTCGCGCTGGTGTCCGGCGTGCTCGGCGGAGCCGTGGGCGTGTATCTCGAGCGCAACGGCGGGCTCGACCCGGTCCGGCTGCCGCAGGCGTCCGCCGAGCCCGCCGGACGGGCCGCGGACAGCGTGGCCGGGATCGCCGCCCGTGCCCTGCCCAGCGTTGTCACCCTGCACGTCAGCGGCAGCGACGAGGGCGGCACCGGCACCGGGTTCGTGCTCGACTCGCTCGGCTACATCCTCACCAACAACCACGTCGTCGAGCCGGCCGGGAGCGACGGCGGGATAACCGTGGTCTTCAACGGCGGCCAGACGGCCGAGGCCGAGGTCGTCGGCCGGGACAGCGGATACGACCTCGCCGTGGTGCGGGTGACCGGTGTGAAGGGTCTGAAGCCCCTGTACCTCGGCAACTCCGACAACGTCCGGGTCGGCGACCCGGTCGTCGCCATCGGCGCCCCCTTCGACCTCGAGGGCACCGTCACCTCCGGCATCATCAGCGCCAAGGAACGGCCCATCACGGCCGGCGGTGACGGCGGGGACGCCGATGACGTGTCGTACGTCGACGCCCTGCAGACCGACGCGCCGATCAACCCCGGCAACTCGGGCGGGCCGCTCCTCGACGCGCAGGGCCACGTCATCGGCATCAACTCCGCGATCCGCTCCGCCGACGCCGGTGTGGGCGCCGGCAAGGCGCAGTCCGGTTCGATCGGCCTCGGTTTCGCCATCCCGATCAACCAGGGCAAGCGGGTCGCCGAGGAGCTGATCAACACCGGCAGGGCGACCCACCCGGTCATCGGCATCTCCCTCGACCTGCAGTACGCGGGCGACGGTGCCCGGATCAGCGCGAAGGGCGGTGACGGCGGCCCCCCGGTCACCGCGGGCGGCCCCGGCGCCCGGGCCGGCCTGCGGGCCGGGGACGTCGTCACGCAGGTCGACGGGCAGCGCGTCCACTCCGGCAAGGAGCTGATCGTCAGAACCCGCGCCCACCGCCCCGGCGACCGCCTGCGGCTGACGATCCTGCGCGACGGCGCCGAGCGCACCCTCACGCTGGTCCTCGGCTCGTCCGGCGGCGGCTGA
- a CDS encoding anti-sigma factor, with amino-acid sequence MSGSRHNAAERLLAEQHLGDRLSALVDGELGHDTRERVLAHVATCPKCKSEVDAQRRLKNVFAEVAPPTPSESFLARLQGLPGGGDPDPGGTRPGGGGFADGVFGARGTRRDEPFEFGYVPARDHGSVFSPASDRGFRIHPPGRGGERHDSERSRSMRFAFVAAGAVSLAAIALGGMTTVAPIDTTADGRAGSGSGSNVTPARTPGAGPSAASENQRRRAAGPLLSQGGQPGDTPVAPTEASAPLLPGVPAPAGGRNDQVLHRLTTPMVAGAAAMSPLIRPLGTTPPISLTDWSAAPQVTGIGLFAAPAPDTASAPSPFLRNAR; translated from the coding sequence GTGAGTGGATCCCGACACAACGCCGCCGAGAGGCTCCTCGCGGAGCAGCATCTCGGAGACCGGCTCTCGGCCCTGGTGGACGGCGAGCTCGGTCACGACACCCGGGAGCGCGTGCTGGCGCACGTGGCGACCTGTCCCAAGTGCAAGTCCGAGGTCGACGCGCAGCGCCGGCTGAAGAACGTCTTCGCGGAAGTCGCGCCGCCGACCCCCTCCGAAAGCTTTCTGGCCCGTCTCCAGGGTCTCCCCGGGGGAGGCGATCCGGACCCCGGCGGCACGCGGCCGGGCGGGGGCGGCTTCGCCGACGGCGTCTTCGGAGCGAGGGGGACGCGACGGGACGAGCCGTTCGAGTTCGGCTATGTGCCGGCCCGCGACCACGGCTCCGTGTTCTCCCCCGCGTCGGACCGGGGCTTTCGCATCCACCCTCCGGGCCGGGGCGGCGAACGCCATGACTCCGAGCGCTCCCGCAGCATGCGGTTCGCGTTCGTCGCGGCCGGCGCGGTGTCGCTGGCCGCGATCGCCCTCGGCGGCATGACCACCGTCGCTCCGATCGACACGACCGCGGACGGCCGGGCCGGGTCGGGCTCCGGAAGCAATGTGACGCCGGCCCGTACTCCGGGGGCGGGCCCCTCGGCGGCATCGGAGAACCAGCGTCGTCGCGCCGCGGGCCCCCTGCTCTCCCAGGGCGGTCAGCCCGGCGACACCCCGGTGGCCCCGACCGAGGCCTCCGCTCCGCTGCTGCCCGGCGTGCCCGCTCCGGCCGGCGGCCGCAACGACCAGGTCCTGCACCGGCTCACCACGCCCATGGTGGCCGGGGCCGCGGCCATGTCCCCGCTGATACGTCCGCTCGGCACCACCCCGCCGATCTCGCTGACCGACTGGAGCGCCGCACCTCAGGTCACCGGTATCGGTCTGTTCGCCGCGCCCGCCCCCGACACCGCCTCCGCCCCCTCCCCGTTCCTGCGCAACGCTCGCTGA
- the sigE gene encoding RNA polymerase sigma factor SigE gives MLRRFLGSAGRPKSVNDTAADHSHAGAAAGQAQTATFTTDADGQAWTPPTWEEIVSMHSGRVYRLAYRLTGNQHDAEDLTQEVFVRVFRSLSTYTPGTFEGWLHRITTNLFLDMVRRKQRIRFDALGDDAAERLPSKEPTPQQLFNDAHFDADVQQALDTLAPEFRAAVVLCDIEGLSYEEIAATLGVKLGTVRSRIHRGRSQLRKALAHRSPEARAGRRPLVARVPALGGGGATA, from the coding sequence GTGCTGCGGCGCTTTCTCGGGTCGGCGGGCAGGCCGAAATCCGTGAACGACACCGCTGCTGACCACAGCCACGCCGGCGCCGCCGCCGGACAAGCCCAGACCGCGACCTTCACCACCGACGCGGACGGGCAGGCGTGGACTCCGCCCACGTGGGAGGAGATCGTCAGCATGCACAGCGGCCGGGTCTACCGGCTCGCCTACCGGCTGACCGGCAACCAGCACGACGCCGAGGACCTCACGCAGGAGGTCTTCGTCCGCGTCTTCCGCTCCCTGTCGACATACACGCCGGGCACCTTCGAGGGCTGGCTGCACCGCATCACGACCAACCTCTTCCTCGACATGGTCCGCCGCAAGCAGCGCATCCGATTCGACGCGCTGGGCGACGACGCGGCCGAGCGGCTGCCCAGCAAGGAGCCCACCCCCCAGCAGCTCTTCAACGACGCCCACTTCGACGCGGACGTCCAGCAGGCTCTCGACACCCTCGCGCCCGAGTTCCGCGCCGCGGTCGTCCTCTGCGACATCGAAGGCCTCTCCTACGAGGAGATCGCCGCGACCCTGGGCGTCAAGCTGGGCACCGTCCGCTCGCGCATCCACCGTGGCCGTTCACAGCTGCGCAAGGCCCTCGCGCACCGTTCGCCCGAGGCGCGCGCCGGACGCCGTCCCCTCGTGGCGCGCGTGCCCGCTCTGGGAGGAGGGGGCGCGACCGCGTGA
- a CDS encoding O-methyltransferase codes for MCGFPAATDTVTPRQPRGQERVITGNRQASWAFADAYAAEDEALRWARDRAREAGLRSVSPSTGAALRMLAAAVDAKAVAEIGTGTGVSGIHLLYGMRPDGVLTTVDPEPEHQQFARQAFRACGFASNRARFIPGRALDVLPRLADAGYDLVFCDGDRLELQEYLAESLRLLRPGGLVAFEGVFANGRTVDSGPQPTEVIRIRELLRAVRESQELVPSLLPVGDGLLCAVKR; via the coding sequence ATCTGCGGGTTCCCGGCGGCAACGGATACAGTCACGCCGAGGCAACCACGGGGACAGGAGAGGGTCATTACCGGCAACCGGCAGGCAAGCTGGGCGTTCGCCGACGCCTATGCCGCCGAGGACGAAGCGCTGCGCTGGGCCCGCGACCGCGCCCGTGAGGCAGGGCTGCGCTCGGTGTCGCCCAGCACGGGCGCCGCGCTGCGGATGCTCGCCGCCGCCGTGGACGCGAAGGCGGTCGCCGAGATCGGCACCGGCACCGGCGTCTCCGGGATCCACCTGCTGTACGGGATGCGCCCGGACGGCGTCCTGACGACCGTCGACCCCGAGCCGGAGCACCAGCAGTTCGCCCGGCAGGCCTTCCGCGCCTGCGGCTTCGCCAGCAACCGGGCCCGCTTCATCCCGGGCCGCGCGCTCGACGTGCTGCCCCGCCTCGCGGACGCCGGCTACGACCTCGTCTTCTGCGACGGCGACCGTCTGGAGCTGCAGGAGTATCTCGCTGAATCGTTGCGCCTGCTGCGCCCCGGCGGCCTGGTGGCCTTCGAGGGCGTCTTCGCCAACGGGCGCACGGTCGATTCGGGGCCACAGCCCACGGAGGTCATACGCATCCGGGAGCTGCTGCGGGCGGTGCGCGAGAGCCAGGAGCTCGTGCCCTCGCTGCTGCCGGTCGGCGACGGGCTGCTGTGCGCGGTCAAACGCTGA
- a CDS encoding DUF3117 domain-containing protein: MAAMKPRTGDGPLEVTKEGRGIVMRVPLEGGGRLVVELTPDEADALGDALKKVVG, encoded by the coding sequence ATGGCGGCCATGAAGCCGCGAACGGGTGATGGCCCGCTCGAGGTGACCAAGGAGGGGCGGGGCATCGTCATGCGCGTTCCGCTCGAAGGCGGCGGGCGGCTCGTCGTCGAGCTGACCCCTGACGAGGCCGACGCGCTCGGCGACGCCCTGAAGAAGGTCGTCGGCTGA
- a CDS encoding enoyl-CoA hydratase/isomerase family protein — protein MADTVLYEVNDGLATITLNRPEAMNALNIAAKVALREAVRSAAADDAVRAVLLTAAGERAFCVGQDLKEHIGLLAAGSGEVMSTVREHYNPIVRALTEAPKPVVAAVNGVAAGAGLGFALAADYRIVADTASFNTSFAGVALTADSGVSWTLPRVIGPGRAADLLLFPRSITAKEAHELGIANRVVPAASLPAAAEQLARMLAEGPTVAYAAIKEAMAYGFSHSLAETLDKEDELQTRAGASEDHTIAVRAFVEKGTPKYLGR, from the coding sequence ATGGCCGACACCGTGCTCTACGAGGTGAACGACGGGCTCGCGACGATCACGCTGAACCGCCCCGAGGCGATGAACGCCCTGAACATCGCGGCGAAGGTCGCCCTCCGGGAGGCGGTCCGCTCCGCGGCGGCCGACGACGCCGTGCGGGCCGTCCTGCTGACCGCCGCCGGCGAGCGGGCGTTCTGCGTGGGTCAGGACCTGAAGGAACACATCGGGCTGCTGGCCGCGGGCTCGGGCGAGGTCATGAGCACGGTCAGGGAGCACTACAACCCGATCGTGCGGGCCCTGACGGAGGCCCCGAAGCCGGTGGTCGCCGCCGTGAACGGAGTCGCCGCCGGTGCGGGCCTCGGCTTCGCGCTGGCCGCGGACTACCGCATCGTGGCCGACACGGCGTCCTTCAACACCTCGTTCGCCGGGGTGGCGCTGACCGCCGACTCCGGCGTGTCGTGGACCCTGCCCCGGGTCATCGGTCCGGGCCGGGCCGCCGACCTGCTGCTCTTCCCGCGCAGCATCACGGCGAAGGAGGCGCACGAGCTGGGCATCGCCAACCGGGTCGTCCCGGCGGCCTCGCTGCCCGCCGCGGCCGAGCAGCTGGCGCGGATGCTGGCGGAGGGTCCGACGGTGGCGTACGCGGCGATCAAGGAGGCGATGGCGTACGGGTTCTCGCACTCGCTGGCGGAGACGCTGGACAAGGAGGACGAACTGCAGACCCGGGCGGGGGCGTCCGAGGACCACACGATCGCGGTGCGGGCGTTCGTCGAGAAGGGAACGCCGAAGTACCTGGGCCGGTGA
- a CDS encoding DNA-3-methyladenine glycosylase I encodes MSDGVALAGPDGALRCPWALSTPDYVTYHDEEWGRPVHGDDALFERLSLEAFQSGLSWITILRRRPGFRTAFADFKIASVAVFTDEDRARLLADPGIIRNRAKIDATVANARVLAGWAPGDLDELIWSHAPDRAGRPVPRTLADVPAVTDESTALSKALKKRGLRFVGPTTAYALMQACGLVDDHLETCVSRVG; translated from the coding sequence GTGAGCGACGGCGTCGCCCTCGCGGGGCCGGACGGCGCGCTGCGCTGCCCCTGGGCCCTGTCCACGCCGGACTACGTGACGTACCACGACGAGGAGTGGGGCCGCCCGGTCCACGGCGACGACGCGCTGTTCGAGCGCCTCAGCCTCGAGGCCTTCCAGTCCGGTCTGTCCTGGATCACGATCCTGCGCCGCCGCCCGGGCTTCCGTACCGCCTTCGCCGATTTCAAGATCGCCTCGGTCGCCGTCTTCACCGACGAGGACCGCGCTCGTCTCCTCGCCGACCCCGGCATCATCCGCAACCGCGCGAAGATCGACGCCACGGTCGCGAACGCGCGCGTGCTCGCCGGCTGGGCGCCGGGCGACCTGGACGAGCTGATCTGGTCCCACGCCCCGGATCGGGCCGGCCGCCCGGTCCCGAGGACCCTCGCGGACGTCCCCGCGGTCACCGACGAGTCGACGGCGCTGTCCAAGGCCCTCAAGAAGCGCGGCCTGCGGTTCGTCGGACCCACGACGGCGTACGCCCTGATGCAGGCGTGCGGCCTGGTGGACGACCACCTGGAGACCTGCGTCAGCAGGGTCGGCTGA
- a CDS encoding DivIVA domain-containing protein, with the protein MFLFLVIALAVVVAAVTLAVLGGGEGTGPLPEVAPERLHDPLPPDRPLDRSDVDRLRFPLAARGYRMSDVDDALNRLAAELAERDARIADLESALAGAQAPAASHVSMEKQAPEDQR; encoded by the coding sequence ATGTTCTTGTTCCTGGTCATCGCGCTCGCCGTGGTGGTCGCCGCGGTGACCCTCGCCGTGCTGGGCGGCGGCGAGGGCACCGGCCCGCTGCCGGAGGTGGCCCCGGAGCGGCTGCACGACCCGCTGCCCCCGGACCGTCCGCTCGACCGGTCCGACGTCGACCGCCTGCGCTTCCCCCTAGCCGCCCGCGGCTACCGGATGTCGGACGTGGACGACGCGCTCAACCGCCTCGCCGCCGAACTCGCCGAGCGGGACGCCCGCATCGCCGACCTCGAGTCCGCGCTGGCCGGCGCGCAGGCCCCGGCCGCGTCCCACGTCTCGATGGAGAAGCAGGCCCCGGAGGACCAGCGGTGA
- the folP gene encoding dihydropteroate synthase, protein MLRLGKREFGAHEPVVMAIVNRTPDSFYDQGATFLDEPALARVEQAVAEGAAIIDVGGVKAGPGEEVTAREEVRRTVGFVAEVRRRFPDVVISVDTWRAEVGEAVCEAGADVLNDAWGGVDPGLAEVAARYRAGLVCTHAGGAQPRTRPHRVTYDDVMADILRVTLGLAERAAELGVPRESIMIDPGHDFGKNTRHSLEATRRLDEMVATGWPVLVSLSNKDFVGETLDRPVKERVVGTLATTAVSAWLGAQVYRVHEVAETRQVLDMVAAIAGRRAPAVARRGLA, encoded by the coding sequence ATGCTCAGACTGGGCAAGCGGGAATTCGGCGCGCACGAGCCGGTGGTCATGGCGATCGTGAACCGGACCCCGGACTCCTTCTACGACCAGGGCGCGACCTTCCTCGACGAGCCGGCCCTCGCGCGCGTGGAGCAGGCGGTGGCGGAGGGGGCGGCCATCATCGACGTCGGCGGGGTGAAGGCGGGCCCGGGCGAAGAGGTGACGGCGCGGGAGGAGGTCCGGCGGACCGTCGGTTTCGTGGCCGAGGTGCGGCGGCGCTTCCCGGACGTGGTGATCAGCGTGGACACCTGGCGGGCCGAGGTCGGTGAGGCGGTCTGCGAGGCGGGCGCGGACGTCCTGAACGACGCGTGGGGCGGCGTGGATCCGGGCCTGGCGGAGGTCGCGGCGCGGTACCGGGCGGGGCTGGTGTGCACGCACGCGGGCGGCGCGCAGCCGCGGACGCGTCCGCACCGGGTGACCTACGACGACGTGATGGCCGACATCCTGCGGGTGACGCTGGGGCTGGCGGAGCGGGCCGCGGAGCTGGGGGTGCCGCGGGAGTCGATCATGATTGATCCCGGGCACGACTTCGGGAAGAACACCCGGCACAGCCTGGAGGCGACCCGGCGGCTCGACGAGATGGTGGCGACGGGGTGGCCGGTGCTGGTCTCCCTGTCCAACAAGGACTTCGTCGGGGAGACGCTGGACCGGCCGGTGAAGGAGCGGGTGGTGGGCACCCTGGCGACGACGGCGGTGTCGGCGTGGCTGGGGGCGCAGGTGTACCGGGTGCACGAGGTGGCGGAGACGCGGCAGGTGCTTGACATGGTCGCCGCCATCGCGGGGCGTCGGGCGCCGGCGGTGGCGCGGCGGGGGCTCGCGTAG
- a CDS encoding TIGR00730 family Rossman fold protein, which translates to MATGNPEGKKQPPEEQRLGPVLRRRDQVQASTTDQRLLDERAPSDWVHTDPWRVLRIQSEFIEGFGTLAELPAAISVFGSARTPVGSPEYEVGVRLGGALVDAGWAVITGGGPGAMEAANKGASEAGGISVGLGIELPFEQGLNPYVDIGLNFRYFFVRKMMFVKYAQGFVVLPGGLGTLDELFEALTLVQTQKVTRFPIVLFGTEYWGGLIDWLTNTLIAQGKAAEKDLLLFHVTDDVEEAVALVSKEAGR; encoded by the coding sequence ATGGCCACAGGGAACCCCGAGGGCAAGAAGCAGCCACCGGAAGAACAGCGCCTGGGACCGGTCCTTCGCAGGCGGGACCAGGTGCAGGCGAGCACGACCGACCAACGGCTGCTGGACGAACGGGCCCCCTCGGACTGGGTGCACACCGACCCGTGGCGGGTCCTGCGCATCCAGTCGGAGTTCATCGAGGGCTTCGGCACCCTCGCCGAACTCCCCGCGGCGATCAGCGTCTTCGGGTCCGCACGGACGCCGGTGGGCTCACCGGAGTACGAGGTCGGAGTACGGCTGGGCGGCGCTCTCGTCGACGCCGGGTGGGCCGTGATCACGGGCGGCGGCCCGGGCGCGATGGAGGCGGCCAACAAGGGCGCGAGCGAGGCGGGCGGCATCTCCGTCGGCCTCGGCATCGAGCTTCCCTTCGAGCAGGGACTCAACCCGTACGTCGACATCGGCCTGAACTTCCGCTACTTCTTCGTGCGGAAGATGATGTTCGTGAAGTACGCGCAGGGCTTCGTGGTCCTGCCCGGCGGCCTCGGCACGCTGGACGAGCTCTTCGAGGCGCTCACCCTCGTCCAGACCCAGAAGGTCACCCGTTTCCCGATCGTCCTCTTCGGCACGGAGTACTGGGGCGGTCTGATCGACTGGCTGACGAACACCCTCATCGCCCAGGGCAAGGCCGCCGAGAAGGACCTCCTCCTCTTCCACGTCACGGACGACGTCGAGGAGGCGGTGGCACTGGTGTCGAAGGAAGCGGGCCGCTGA
- the dapE gene encoding succinyl-diaminopimelate desuccinylase: MADTPLDLTLDAAALTARLVDFRSESGAEKPLADAVELALRALPHLTVDRLGNNIVARTHLGRAQRVVLAGHIDTVPIAGNVPSRLDEDGVLWGCGTCDMKSGVAVQLRIAATVPAPNRDLTFVFYDNEEVAAELNGLKHVAEARPEWLAGDFAVLLEPSDGQVEGGCQGTLRVLLRTQGERAHSARGWMGSNAIHAAAPILARLASYEARRPVIDGLEYREGLNAVGITGGVAGNVIPDECVVTVNFRYAPDRSEEEALAHVREVFADCGVAEFTVDDHSPAALPGLSHPAAAAFIEAVGGTPLPKYGWTDVSRFSSLGVPAVNYGPGNPHLAHKRDERVETAKILAGEERLRAWLTA; encoded by the coding sequence ATGGCCGACACCCCGCTTGACCTGACTCTGGACGCCGCCGCACTGACCGCGAGGCTCGTCGACTTCCGTTCGGAGAGCGGCGCCGAGAAGCCGCTCGCGGACGCCGTCGAGCTCGCGCTCCGCGCGCTGCCCCACCTGACGGTGGACCGGCTCGGCAACAACATCGTCGCCCGCACGCACCTCGGCCGCGCACAGCGCGTGGTCCTCGCCGGCCACATCGACACGGTGCCGATCGCCGGGAACGTACCCTCGCGGCTGGATGAGGACGGGGTGCTCTGGGGCTGCGGCACCTGCGACATGAAGTCGGGGGTGGCGGTCCAGCTGCGCATCGCGGCGACGGTGCCGGCCCCCAACCGCGACCTGACGTTCGTCTTCTACGACAACGAGGAGGTCGCCGCCGAGCTCAACGGCCTCAAGCACGTCGCCGAGGCCCGCCCGGAGTGGCTGGCCGGCGACTTCGCGGTGCTGCTGGAACCCTCCGACGGCCAGGTCGAGGGGGGCTGTCAGGGCACCCTGCGGGTCCTGCTGAGGACGCAGGGCGAGCGGGCCCACTCGGCCCGCGGCTGGATGGGCTCCAACGCGATCCACGCGGCCGCCCCGATCCTGGCCCGGCTGGCCTCCTACGAGGCGCGCCGGCCCGTCATCGACGGACTGGAGTACCGCGAGGGCCTCAACGCGGTCGGCATCACGGGCGGTGTGGCCGGCAACGTCATCCCCGACGAGTGCGTCGTCACCGTCAACTTCCGCTATGCGCCGGACCGCAGCGAGGAGGAGGCGCTCGCCCACGTCCGCGAGGTCTTCGCCGACTGCGGGGTCGCGGAGTTCACGGTCGACGACCACAGCCCCGCCGCGCTGCCCGGCCTCTCCCATCCGGCCGCCGCGGCCTTCATCGAGGCGGTGGGCGGCACCCCGCTGCCCAAGTACGGCTGGACGGACGTGAGTCGCTTCTCCTCCCTCGGCGTGCCCGCCGTCAACTACGGCCCCGGCAACCCGCACTTGGCGCACAAGCGGGACGAACGCGTGGAGACGGCCAAGATCCTGGCGGGCGAGGAGCGGCTGCGGGCCTGGCTGACGGCCTGA